One genomic window of Fibrobacter sp. UWT2 includes the following:
- the rpoN gene encoding RNA polymerase factor sigma-54, with translation MDLGIQLGTNQRLEQNLSPQLRQFVTILQKNSLELDTAIKEELESNPLLELDEAAPMEEREVHEDELPDSGAELREAKDDFDDYDSGDYSSLEDSAMGDSRLLDGGDDINYEQYLKDGSMNEDAPFKDLNVGGDADDEWDRPIKDHGKSLQDQLRDQLSLWSGTREQLDQLAQSNCSEPKFRSLVEYLIDSLDENGFLQEATLEETPLRLSEDPYINEIESMLRNEIPLEECSLPVREAVHVLQGFNPRGIGARNQRECFLIQAYGLPNFPPLGIKILEKCYDDLLALRYAKIGKALGVSTEDVQRAVASFAKLNPHPGFQLSNSRVQTIAADLKVVDKHGRMEVESVRSSVQKRLRVNQTYKAILDDKRASKSDKDYVRTHLFKAVEFIKALDNRYTTMELVMRAIFKRQKDFFTKGPAFLKPMVQQDIADDIKRDVSTVNRSVNGKYVDTPYGIFELKQFFTSGVKQDSSPDAAELSSATILDAIKKLVDEEDKKKPLSDQAIADKLMEQGIKVARRTVAKYREEELHLLPASKRKKLV, from the coding sequence GTGGATCTTGGAATTCAACTTGGCACAAACCAGCGTCTGGAGCAGAATCTCTCGCCCCAGTTAAGGCAGTTTGTCACCATTCTGCAAAAGAATTCCCTGGAGCTCGATACCGCTATCAAAGAAGAACTTGAAAGCAATCCGCTTCTGGAATTGGATGAAGCCGCGCCTATGGAGGAACGCGAAGTTCACGAAGACGAACTTCCGGATTCCGGTGCAGAATTGCGCGAAGCCAAGGATGACTTCGACGACTACGATTCGGGCGACTATTCCAGCCTCGAAGACAGCGCCATGGGCGACAGCCGCCTTCTAGATGGCGGTGACGATATCAATTACGAGCAGTACCTGAAAGACGGCTCCATGAACGAAGACGCCCCCTTCAAGGATTTGAATGTGGGTGGCGATGCTGACGACGAATGGGACCGTCCCATTAAAGATCACGGCAAGAGCCTTCAGGATCAGCTGCGCGACCAGCTTTCGCTTTGGTCGGGTACCCGTGAACAGCTTGATCAACTGGCCCAAAGCAATTGCTCCGAACCGAAATTCCGCTCCTTGGTGGAGTACCTGATCGATTCGCTGGACGAGAACGGCTTCTTGCAAGAAGCGACTCTCGAAGAGACGCCCTTGCGCCTGTCCGAAGACCCTTACATCAACGAAATCGAATCCATGCTCCGCAATGAAATTCCCCTGGAGGAATGTTCCTTGCCGGTACGCGAAGCGGTTCATGTGCTGCAGGGCTTCAATCCGCGCGGAATCGGTGCCCGCAACCAGCGCGAATGCTTTTTGATTCAGGCTTACGGTCTCCCGAATTTTCCGCCGCTCGGCATCAAGATTCTTGAAAAATGCTACGACGACTTGCTGGCGTTACGTTATGCTAAAATTGGTAAGGCTTTAGGTGTTTCTACCGAAGATGTGCAGCGAGCAGTCGCAAGCTTTGCAAAGTTGAATCCCCATCCGGGTTTCCAGCTGTCCAATTCCCGCGTGCAGACCATTGCCGCCGACCTCAAGGTGGTCGACAAGCATGGCCGTATGGAAGTGGAATCGGTGCGTTCCTCGGTACAGAAAAGACTCCGCGTGAATCAGACCTACAAGGCCATTCTCGACGACAAGAGAGCTTCCAAGTCCGACAAGGATTACGTACGCACTCATTTGTTCAAGGCAGTGGAATTTATCAAGGCGCTCGATAACCGCTACACGACCATGGAACTCGTGATGCGTGCGATTTTCAAGCGCCAGAAGGATTTCTTCACCAAGGGCCCTGCATTCCTGAAGCCCATGGTGCAGCAGGACATTGCCGATGACATCAAGCGCGACGTGAGTACCGTGAACCGCTCGGTCAACGGCAAGTACGTCGATACGCCTTACGGCATATTCGAACTCAAGCAGTTCTTTACTTCGGGCGTCAAGCAGGATTCTTCTCCGGATGCCGCCGAACTCAGCTCGGCAACCATCCTGGATGCCATCAAGAAACTCGTGGACGAAGAAGACAAGAAAAAGCCTCTTTCGGACCAGGCCATTGCAGACAAACTGATGGAACAGGGTATCAAGGTGGCGCGTCGAACGGTAGCAAAATACCGCGAAGAAGAGCTTCATTTGTTGCCCGCCAGCAAGCGCAAAAAGCTCGTTTAG
- the hprK gene encoding HPr(Ser) kinase/phosphatase, whose amino-acid sequence MAESRLKDIKILHRERLLVRDFFLRYGKDLQMACHSPESSLDAPIAESGIHRPGLAMAGYTKVYSSQQIQVVGHTEWNYLESIGPEGRAKVFENLSVFKAPMWVVTHSQMPHPELKAMCDRLNIPLFSTTLHTYEFNKIAQRILEEFFAPHAIIHGSLVDVYGVGMLYVGDSNVGKSECVLDLVESGHRMVADDVVHISNVGRSIIGRPDPLIKHHMEIRGVGILDIRAMFGIHAIRKVKKIETIVELQQWHRDGGYDRTGLNEQEEEVMGIKIPKVVIPVAPGKNLTVISEVIAMNTLMKYSGQNVAQDFNESLMQKIKAKAKGEYVDDLLDFDNQNWSYYE is encoded by the coding sequence GTGGCTGAGTCAAGATTAAAAGACATCAAGATCCTGCACCGAGAACGTCTCTTGGTGCGGGACTTTTTTTTGCGTTACGGCAAAGACTTGCAAATGGCTTGTCATTCTCCGGAATCGAGCCTTGACGCCCCTATTGCCGAAAGTGGTATTCACAGACCGGGCCTTGCCATGGCGGGCTACACCAAGGTTTATAGTTCCCAGCAGATCCAGGTGGTAGGCCACACGGAATGGAACTATCTGGAATCGATCGGTCCCGAGGGTCGCGCAAAAGTTTTTGAGAATTTATCTGTATTCAAGGCCCCGATGTGGGTGGTGACGCATTCGCAGATGCCGCACCCCGAACTCAAGGCCATGTGTGACCGCTTGAACATCCCGCTGTTCTCGACCACGCTCCATACCTACGAATTCAACAAGATCGCCCAGCGTATCTTGGAAGAATTCTTTGCGCCCCATGCCATTATCCATGGCAGCCTTGTGGACGTTTACGGTGTGGGTATGCTCTATGTGGGCGACAGCAACGTGGGCAAGTCGGAATGCGTGCTCGACCTCGTGGAAAGTGGACACCGCATGGTGGCCGACGACGTGGTCCATATCAGTAACGTGGGACGCTCCATTATCGGACGTCCGGACCCGCTGATCAAGCACCACATGGAAATCCGCGGAGTGGGTATCCTCGATATCCGCGCCATGTTCGGTATCCACGCCATCCGTAAGGTGAAAAAGATCGAAACCATCGTGGAACTGCAACAGTGGCACCGCGACGGTGGTTACGACCGCACCGGGCTCAATGAGCAGGAAGAAGAGGTGATGGGTATAAAAATCCCCAAAGTCGTCATTCCTGTGGCCCCCGGTAAGAACCTGACCGTGATTTCCGAGGTCATTGCCATGAATACTTTGATGAAATATAGCGGTCAAAACGTGGCTCAGGACTTTAATGAGTCCCTAATGCAAAAGATTAAGGCCAAGGCCAAGGGTGAGTATGTCGATGATTTATTAGATTTCGACAATCAAAATTGGTCTTACTATGAATAA
- a CDS encoding glycoside hydrolase family 5 protein, which translates to MTNERLRGVNLGGWFSQVDCIQEKDPVGFPGIIEHIKTFLGDSDFKRIRGAGFNHVRLPVDYFNLFDEGTIKPKEEIFALLDKAIKDILANDLYVILDLHKCPGHDFHLGSYQEQPFFVSADARKDTAKVWSFMAERYSSEPRVMMELLNEPAAADSLVWDKVKDEIFWAIRKHAPKNTIVVGSNKWNSAHEFKYLTPMDDDNAIYSFHTYTPVTFTHQGAAWINDPFFKIERPWPGDYAAPEAGATTRLNVEFGKWDKARLQESIQNALDFRAKYDLPVACNEFGVYVQVPRKYQLAWMHDFMEILRDADVGYSYWNYKNLDFGIVSKGESLHNSLKQYDNPDRLDNELMELLAKG; encoded by the coding sequence ATGACCAATGAAAGACTGCGGGGAGTGAATTTGGGCGGATGGTTCAGTCAGGTGGACTGCATCCAGGAAAAAGATCCCGTAGGGTTTCCCGGGATCATTGAACACATCAAGACCTTCCTCGGCGATAGCGATTTCAAGCGCATCCGCGGTGCGGGGTTCAACCACGTACGTCTGCCGGTAGACTACTTTAACCTGTTCGACGAAGGAACGATCAAGCCTAAAGAAGAAATTTTCGCTCTGCTGGACAAGGCCATCAAGGACATTCTGGCAAATGACCTGTACGTGATTCTTGACCTGCACAAGTGCCCGGGCCACGACTTTCACCTCGGCTCTTACCAGGAGCAGCCATTCTTTGTAAGTGCCGATGCCCGCAAGGACACCGCAAAAGTCTGGTCGTTCATGGCCGAACGTTACAGCAGCGAACCGCGCGTGATGATGGAGCTCCTGAACGAGCCCGCTGCGGCCGACTCCCTGGTTTGGGACAAAGTAAAAGACGAAATTTTCTGGGCAATCCGCAAGCACGCTCCCAAGAACACGATTGTGGTCGGCAGCAACAAGTGGAACAGCGCCCACGAATTCAAGTACCTGACCCCGATGGACGACGACAACGCCATCTACAGCTTTCATACCTACACCCCGGTGACATTCACGCACCAGGGGGCCGCCTGGATCAACGATCCGTTCTTTAAAATTGAACGCCCGTGGCCAGGCGACTACGCCGCTCCCGAGGCCGGTGCTACCACCCGCCTCAACGTGGAATTCGGCAAATGGGACAAGGCCCGTCTGCAAGAAAGCATCCAGAACGCACTCGACTTCCGCGCAAAGTACGACCTGCCCGTCGCCTGCAACGAATTCGGCGTGTACGTTCAGGTGCCCCGTAAGTACCAACTCGCCTGGATGCACGACTTCATGGAAATCCTCCGCGATGCAGACGTCGGCTACAGCTACTGGAACTACAAGAACCTCGACTTCGGCATTGTATCGAAGGGCGAATCGCTCCACAACAGCCTGAAGCAGTACGACAATCCGGACCGCCTCGATAACGAGCTGATGGAACTGCTCGCGAAGGGCTAG
- a CDS encoding MlaD family protein, producing MNKFSRLIKENLLPFVVFVILVASCSAAWFFFHPASPYHERFSFVVSFDAVGTLSPGNLVKVRGIKRGEITKVELTDEAVYVTVRVLAETKVPRNSEFRLITAGLMGEREICILTGDSQELVHEGDTLIGRFDQGMAGFGKKVGAILADLGELRDSARSVMDSLSNGQAGAQLDRVSKKANTVVRKTKVNVNAWKAEVDALLDKCDHSLENAQGALESIANTGESRIKELNALIARTRELLETVKKLKDRSNTVLAKLLEGDNTAGMVIDQASPLNKGLDKLLKDVDALLSDIKKNGLDINVDIF from the coding sequence ATGAATAAGTTTTCGAGGCTGATCAAAGAGAACCTGTTGCCGTTTGTCGTGTTCGTCATTCTCGTGGCGTCCTGTTCTGCGGCATGGTTCTTTTTCCATCCGGCTAGTCCTTATCATGAACGCTTTAGTTTTGTAGTGTCATTCGATGCCGTGGGTACCCTTTCTCCGGGTAACCTGGTCAAGGTGCGTGGCATTAAGCGTGGCGAAATTACCAAGGTGGAACTGACGGACGAGGCCGTCTATGTGACGGTTCGGGTTCTGGCTGAAACGAAGGTTCCGAGGAACTCGGAATTCCGCCTGATTACCGCGGGCCTGATGGGCGAACGCGAAATTTGCATTTTGACGGGTGATTCCCAGGAACTGGTCCATGAGGGCGATACACTGATCGGACGTTTCGACCAGGGCATGGCCGGTTTCGGCAAGAAGGTCGGAGCCATTCTGGCCGATTTGGGCGAATTGAGGGATTCTGCCCGCTCGGTCATGGATTCCCTCTCGAATGGTCAGGCCGGTGCGCAACTGGATCGAGTTTCCAAGAAGGCGAACACCGTGGTCCGCAAGACCAAGGTGAACGTAAACGCCTGGAAAGCCGAGGTGGACGCTCTTCTGGATAAATGCGACCACAGCCTGGAGAATGCGCAGGGAGCCCTGGAATCTATCGCCAACACTGGGGAATCCAGAATCAAGGAATTGAATGCATTGATAGCGCGCACCCGCGAATTGCTGGAAACCGTCAAGAAGTTGAAGGACCGGTCCAATACGGTTTTGGCTAAGCTGCTGGAGGGAGACAACACGGCGGGGATGGTGATTGACCAGGCTTCGCCCTTAAACAAGGGACTGGATAAGCTGCTTAAAGATGTGGATGCCTTGCTTTCTGACATCAAAAAGAACGGCTTAGACATTAATGTGGATATTTTTTAA
- the lptC gene encoding LPS export ABC transporter periplasmic protein LptC — MILQKWALIPLLLIGLVVTACEEIEEEKPWLQVERPEMLFTDTTLMDSYDKGVLAWKLKTAYLERWSDKEVVFVRPVLVDIYDSLGERTAFLRADSGRMDLKFTYVYAYGHVYALTPKGASVRSDSLIWNKKDNLVKTESYVRVVSEEGDVLQGRGFESDAHMDNWRILSSVTGIFQDAARRLKEEDKSQAKEIESRDSAQAAATPTSSAVVLQPSSSSVAVNSQKVTNTAATAAMPATKPAAKSANDSAATEQPSPSKVDRGFLSKIRNKGNRARAKQRDE, encoded by the coding sequence ATGATTCTTCAAAAGTGGGCGTTGATACCTTTATTGCTGATCGGTCTCGTTGTGACCGCTTGCGAAGAAATTGAAGAAGAAAAGCCCTGGTTGCAGGTAGAACGCCCCGAAATGCTCTTTACCGACACCACCCTCATGGACAGTTACGACAAGGGTGTGTTGGCTTGGAAACTCAAGACGGCCTATTTGGAACGCTGGAGCGACAAGGAAGTCGTATTTGTGCGCCCGGTGCTGGTTGATATTTATGATTCCCTTGGAGAACGCACTGCCTTCTTGCGCGCCGATTCCGGCCGCATGGATTTGAAGTTCACCTACGTGTATGCCTATGGCCATGTTTACGCCCTTACGCCCAAGGGAGCCTCGGTGCGTTCGGACTCCTTGATTTGGAACAAGAAGGACAACCTAGTCAAAACGGAAAGCTATGTGCGCGTGGTGAGCGAAGAAGGCGATGTGCTGCAAGGCCGCGGCTTTGAAAGCGACGCCCACATGGACAACTGGCGCATTCTTTCTAGTGTGACGGGCATTTTCCAGGATGCCGCCCGCCGCCTTAAAGAAGAAGACAAGTCCCAAGCGAAAGAAATTGAATCTCGCGATAGCGCCCAGGCTGCAGCGACTCCGACGTCTTCGGCAGTGGTGCTGCAACCCAGTTCGTCTTCGGTTGCTGTAAACTCGCAGAAAGTTACGAATACGGCAGCAACCGCTGCAATGCCCGCGACAAAGCCTGCCGCAAAATCGGCGAACGATTCCGCTGCAACAGAACAGCCTTCTCCGTCTAAAGTGGATCGAGGATTCCTGTCGAAAATCAGAAACAAGGGGAATCGCGCCAGAGCAAAGCAGAGGGACGAATAA
- the lptB gene encoding LPS export ABC transporter ATP-binding protein produces MKNLVSTIRTEHLRKVYGGRQVVSDVSIRVSQGEIVGLLGPNGAGKTTSFYMIVGMVRPESGHIFLDDIEMTDKPMYKRARLGIGYLPQEASIFRKLSVEDNIMAILETQGMKRSERKRRLEELLEEFKITHIRKTKSMSCSGGERRRLEIARALASDPSFLLLDEPFAGIDPIAVADIQSIISGLKDRGMGILITDHNVRETLSITDRAYIMYKSQVLTEGSSEYLANDPEARRIYLGDSFSLG; encoded by the coding sequence ATGAAAAATTTAGTGAGTACCATACGCACGGAACACCTGAGAAAGGTTTATGGCGGTCGCCAAGTGGTGAGCGACGTGTCCATCCGTGTGTCCCAGGGCGAAATTGTCGGACTCCTGGGCCCTAACGGTGCTGGCAAGACAACTTCGTTCTATATGATTGTGGGTATGGTGCGTCCGGAGTCGGGTCACATTTTTCTCGATGACATCGAAATGACTGACAAGCCCATGTACAAGCGCGCTCGCTTGGGCATCGGCTACCTGCCCCAGGAAGCTTCGATTTTCCGTAAGCTCAGCGTCGAAGACAACATCATGGCGATTCTTGAAACACAGGGCATGAAGCGTTCCGAACGCAAGCGCCGCCTCGAAGAATTGCTTGAAGAATTTAAGATTACGCACATTCGCAAAACCAAGTCCATGAGCTGCTCGGGTGGTGAACGCCGCCGCTTGGAAATTGCTCGCGCCCTTGCCAGCGATCCGTCGTTCCTTTTGCTGGACGAACCTTTCGCAGGTATCGACCCCATTGCGGTGGCCGACATCCAGTCCATTATTTCGGGTCTCAAGGATCGCGGCATGGGTATCTTGATTACGGACCACAACGTGCGTGAAACCCTTTCGATTACGGATCGCGCCTACATTATGTACAAGAGCCAGGTGCTTACCGAAGGTTCTTCGGAATACCTCGCTAACGACCCCGAAGCCCGCCGCATTTACCTTGGCGATAGTTTCAGCCTAGGGTAG
- the hpf gene encoding ribosome hibernation-promoting factor, HPF/YfiA family — MDIQFSARHFNASAGLQDRIQEEMDKLARFYPNITSASVILDHEVEHQRHCEITVNITGSQVVASADEENMGKAVDVTLERIKVQLKKANDKQNDHRAQPMSEVV; from the coding sequence ATGGATATTCAGTTCTCTGCTCGTCACTTTAATGCTTCTGCCGGACTCCAGGATCGTATTCAAGAAGAAATGGATAAATTAGCTCGATTCTACCCGAATATCACCAGTGCCTCCGTTATCCTTGACCATGAAGTTGAACACCAGCGCCATTGTGAAATTACTGTGAATATTACCGGTTCTCAAGTGGTGGCCTCTGCCGACGAAGAAAACATGGGCAAGGCTGTAGATGTGACCCTTGAACGCATCAAGGTGCAGCTCAAGAAGGCCAACGACAAGCAGAACGACCATCGTGCCCAGCCGATGTCTGAAGTTGTATAA
- a CDS encoding TraR/DksA C4-type zinc finger protein, whose protein sequence is MAEKKPVKMSDADLKFFEDMLIEKRRQIVTAQTDFDKTETFKNQAQAGEGGESNSADLATDYNALETNFSLAAREGKYLVYLEEALKRIKKGTFGICKVCGELIPKARLIAVPTATKCVNCKEETKRKEKEDSRLEMARMLAEAQRREMQKRAAGK, encoded by the coding sequence ATGGCTGAAAAGAAACCTGTAAAAATGAGCGATGCAGACCTCAAGTTCTTTGAGGATATGTTGATTGAAAAGCGTAGACAGATTGTTACGGCGCAGACCGACTTTGACAAGACCGAAACGTTCAAGAATCAGGCACAGGCAGGCGAAGGTGGTGAATCCAACAGTGCTGACCTGGCAACCGACTATAACGCTCTCGAAACGAACTTCTCCTTGGCTGCCCGCGAAGGCAAGTATCTGGTGTATCTGGAAGAAGCCCTCAAGCGCATCAAGAAGGGTACCTTCGGTATTTGCAAGGTGTGCGGCGAACTGATTCCCAAGGCCCGCCTGATTGCCGTGCCTACGGCCACCAAGTGCGTGAACTGCAAGGAAGAAACCAAGCGCAAGGAAAAGGAAGACAGCCGTCTTGAAATGGCCCGTATGCTTGCCGAAGCCCAGCGCCGCGAAATGCAGAAGCGCGCCGCCGGAAAGTAA